A DNA window from Mastomys coucha isolate ucsf_1 unplaced genomic scaffold, UCSF_Mcou_1 pScaffold21, whole genome shotgun sequence contains the following coding sequences:
- the Selenow gene encoding selenoprotein W, which translates to MRRAAMALAVRVVYCGAUGYKPKYLQLKEKLEHEFPGCLDICGEGTPQVTGFFEVTVAGKLVHSKKRGDGYVDTESKFRKLVTAIKAALAQCQ; encoded by the exons ATGCGACGAGCAGCAATGGCGCTCGCCGTTCGAGTCGTGTATTG TGGAGCTTGAGGCTATAAGCCCAAG TATCTCCAACTCAAGGAGAAGCTAGAACATGAGTTCCCCGGATGCCTGGACATC tgCGGCGAGGGGACTCCCCAGGTCACCGGGTTCTTTGAAGTGACAGTAGCCGGGAAGTTGGTTCACTCCAAGAAG AGAGGTGATGGCTACGTGGATACAGAGAGCAAGTTCCGGAAACTGGTGACCGCCATCAAAGCCGCCTTGGCTCAGTGCCAGTGA